DNA from Candidatus Cybelea sp.:
TCCGCTTTCACCGACGGGCCGCGCGCACGCACTCGCCGCTGCCGATGCGCTGAAATCGAAGCGGATCGACCGGATCTATTCGAGCGATCTCCAGCGTGCGTTCGAGACGGCGCAGATCGTCGGAGAACCGCACGACGCGGAGATCCTTACCGACGAACGCTTGCGCGAGTTCGATTTCGGTGCGTGGGAAGGCTTGACGTGGGTCGAGATCGTCGCGCGCAATCCGCATCTATACGGCCTGGGCTCGACCGCCGCGAAACACTACACGCCCGAAGGCGGCGAATCGTTTGAAGACGTCTGCGTGCGCGTTGGTTCCTTTCTCGACGATCTGGGGGCGCAGCGGCTCGAGCGAGCCGTCGTGGTGACGCATGCGGGGCCGCTGCACGCGATGTTTACGGTGCTTAAGCTTTCCGAATCGGCAGCCGGCGGCGAGCATCTTTCGCTGAGCTTCGCGCCGGGCAGCATCTCGCAGCTGCGAGTCGAGGGCGGAGAAGCGAAGATCCTGCGCGTCAACGATCGACGTCATATCCATGCGGAGGATTGACGGCCGTTGGGCGCTCCTGCTCGGCCTCGCGGTCACGGCGCAGGCGCCGCCGCAGCGAACGCCGACGCCGCCGCACTTTACGATCCCTCACGCGTTTACGCCGCGGCTGCTGCGCGTACCGAATAATCTGCTGACGAATCCCGGCTTCGAGACGGGGAACGTCGACGGCGGATGGTATCAGTGCGGCAGCGCGCCGGTGTACGTAACGCGACAGCACCCGTTTCGCGGCCGCTACGACGAATATTCCGGGACGCGCACGGGCACGGGCGAACCCGCGGGCGATTCGGGCGTCTGCCAGCAGGTGACGATCCCGGCCAATGCCGTGCTGACGGCGCACCTCTATCAGCTCAGCGACGAGCGCGACACGGCGTACGCGTTTCAAGAGGCCGATCTGCTCGACAACGGCGGGAACGTCATCGTCAATCTCTACCGCTCCTCGAATCACGCGAATGCCTGGATCCGCGGCAATTGGAACCTCGGCGCCTATGCGGGCCGCGCCGGCTGGCTCTACTTCGGCGTACACGGGGACGGCGACCCCAAGCACTCGACGCAGCAGTTCGTCGACGAAGTAACTTTAGGCCCGCGGCGCGAATAGTAGGGGGTATGCAGTCGCGCAAAATGATGTGGGTCGGTGTGGGAATCGGCGTCGTGGGCTTGGCCGCCGCATTGACCTACGCGATCTTCCGGTTGGCCTCCGACGAGTCACGCGAGGACCCGACGACGCAACGCATCCAAGAGCTGATCGACGAAGCGAACTCTCTGTTGAAGGCGCTTGACGAACAGCGACACAGCGCCTAACGACGGCTCCGGCCTGCAGGCCGGCGACGAACTGGAGATCGAATTCACGGACGTACTCGCCAACGGCCAAGGGGTGGGCCGCGCGGAGGCGCTCGTCGTTTTCTGCTTTGGTCCGCTGGCGGGCGAGCGGGCGCGGGTTCGCATCGAGACGCGCAAGCGCAGCTACGCGGTCGCCGAAATGCTCGAGCTGCTGCGCGAGTCGCCGGATCGCGCGACGCCCTTCTGCTCGGTCTTCGGAACCTGCGGCGGCTGCCAGCTCCAGCATCTCGCCTACGGCGCGCAGCTGAAGTGGAAGCAGGGCGTCGTGCGCAACGCGTTGATGCGGATCGGCGGCCTCGGTGAAGTCTCGGTCGGCGAAACGATCGGAATGGAGCGACCGCGCGCCTACCGTAACAAAATGGCCCTGGTTGTCGAGCATCGCGATGCGCAGCCGACGCTGGGCTTCTATCGCCAGCGCTCGCACGACATCGTGCCGATCGACGCGTGTCCGATCGTTACACCGAGGCTCGACACGCTGCTTGCTGAGCTCCTGCGGGCGCGAACGCGAGCCGCCGGCGCCGCCGTGCTTCGCCCGGCTCGCCACCTCGTGGCGCGAGCGTCGCGCTCCGCCGATCGCGCGGTTCTTAGCGTAACGACCGCGCGGCCGATCGACGACGGCGAGCAGGTCGCCGCAAAGCTCTTACCCGATTTGCCGTCGGCCGCAGGACTGAGCAACTCGTACGACCCGCGCAGCGGCAACGCCATCCTCGGGCGCCACCATCGCTATCTCGCCGGCGCGACGGAGGTCGAAGAAACGGCGGGCGGCGTGCGCTACCGGATTTCGGCCGGCTCGTTCTTTCAGATCAACGTCGAGATACTCGAGCGCATCTTCGCCTTCATGACGCCGTGGCTCGCGCGGCCGGGACGCATCGTCGACCTCTACTGCGGCGCGGGGACGTTCGCGCTCTTTTTCGCGCGCCACGGCTGGCAGGTTTACGGCATCGAAGAGAGCCCTCGCGCGATCGCCGAAGCCAATGCCAACGCGCGGCTCAACGCCCTCTCCGAGCGCGCCCGCTTCGAAACCGGGCGCGTTGAAGAACTGACCCGGGCGCCGCGCGTTGCGAAGATCCTGCGCGAGGCCGATGCCGTTTTTCTCGACCCGCCGCGGAAAGGCAGCGAAGAGGCCGTCCTGCGCGCGATTGCCGACGCTCGCGTGGGAAAGGTGTGGTACCTTTCGTGCGACGCGGCGACGCTGGCGCGGGATTTGAAGTTCCTGGCAGCCAAAGGCTACCGGCTCGACGACGTGCAGCCATTTGATATGTTTCCGCAGACCGGGCACGTCGAGACGCTGGTCCGCTTGGAGCACTCTGAGGTTTCTCGAACTTGACACCCGATACGATCGACATCCGCTACGTCGCAAAACTCGCGCGCATCGCCCTGACCGACGAAGAGATCGAGCGCTTCTCCAAAGAGCTCGCGGAGTTGCTCGGCCACGTCAACGCGCTCTCGGAGCTCGATACGGCGAGCGTTCCGGCGACCGCGCAAGTCGTCGAATCTCGCAACGTCGGGCGTGAAGATACGGTTCGTCCCTGCCTCGACCGCGAGGTCGTCCTCAGTGCCGCGCCGCAGCGGCAGGGCGGTTTCTTCCGCGTGCCCCGCATCCTCGCGGAGTAAGGCGGAATGACGATGGAAGCAACGATCGCGCGCAGCGCCGCCGAGATCGCGCGCGACGTCAATGCCCGCACTACCAGCGCCGCCGAGGTGACGGCCGCGACGCTGGCGCACGCGGAGGCCGTCGAAGGCGAGGTTGGATCGTATCTGACGCTGCTGCGCGACGTCGCCGAGTCTCACGCCCGTCACGTCGACGAGCGCGTGCGCAACGGCGCGCACCTGCCGCTCGCCGGCGTACCGATCGCGGTAAAAGACAACATGTGCCTCGAGAACACGCGCACGACGTGCGGCAGCAAAATTCTCGAGCACTGGATTGCGCCGTACACGGCGACCGCCGTCGCACGCATGCTCGAGGCCGGCGCGGTGCCGATCGGCAAAGCGAACTGCGACGAGTTCGCGATGGGCAGCTCCTGCGAAAACTCGGCGCTCGGCGTCACCCGCAATCCCTACGATCTCACGTGCGTCCCCGGGGGATCGAGCGGCGGCTCCGCCGCGGCGGTCGCGGCTTACGAAGCGGCGATCGGTCTGGGCAGCGATACCGGCGGCTCGATTCGCGAACCCGGCGCGTTCTGCAATCTCATCGGCTTCAAACCAACGTACGGACGCATCTCGCGCTACGGGCTGATTGCCTTTGCCTCGAGCCTCGATCAGATCGGTCCGCTCACGCGCACCGTGGAGGATGCGGCGTTCGCCTACGACGCAATGGCCGGCTACGACGTGATGGATGCGACCTCGATCGATCGTCCGGTCGAGCCGGCGGCTTCGGGACTACGCGAGGACCTCTCCGGCCTGCGCATCGGCCTGGTGCGCGAGTTCGATACGAAGGTTTTGGGCGAGGAGAGCGACGCGCTCTATCGCAACGCCTACCGCGATCTCGAACGCCTGGGTGCCGAGCTGGTCGAAGTCTCGCTGCCGACGGCTGACTACGGCTTGGCGACCTACTATCTGATCGCGCCCGCGGAGTGTTCCTCGAATCTCGCGCGCTTCGACGGCGTGCGCTACGGCCTGCGGGTCGAGGGCGAGGACGTGCGCTCGATGTACGACAAGACGCGCGCCGCCGGGTTCGGCCCGGAGGTGAAGCGGCGCATCCTCATCGGCACGCACGCACTTTCGAGCGGCTACTACGACGCGTACTACGTTCGCGCCCAGAAGGCGCGCACGCTGATCGCGCGCGATTTCGCGGCCGCCTTTGCCGGCTGCGATCTGATCGCGTGCCCGGCGGCGAGCTGTCCGGCGTTCGAGTTCAACGCCAAGAGCGATCCCTACAGCATGTATCTGATGGACTACTACACGATTCCGATGTCGCTGGCCGGCTTGCCGGCGCTCTCGGTGCCGTGCGGCTGGGTCATGCCCGAGGGCGCGAGCCGCCCGATGCCGATCGGCCTGCAGCTTGCGGCGCCGCTCTTTGCCGAGCGGCTGCTGCTGGGCGCCGCCCATGCGTACGAGCGCGCGACCAATCACGCGCTGGCGCACAAGCCGGAGCTTGCAGGAGTGCGAGCGTGACGCAGTACGAAGCGGTCATCGGCGTGGAGTGTCACGTCGAGCTCAAGACGCAGACCAAGATGTTCTGCGGCTGCCTCAACGAGTTCGGCGGCGAGCCGAACACGAAGACGTGCCCGGTCTGTTTGGGAATGCCCGGCGCGCTGCCGGTGCCCAACGAACAGGCACTCACGCACATCGTTCGGACGGGGCTCGCCTTCGGCGCCGAGATTCCGGTGTTTTCGAAGTTCGATCGCAAGAACTACTTTTATCCCGACATGCCCAAGGATTACCAAATTTCCCAGTACGACATGCCGCTGACCGTCGGCGGCGAGGTGATGTACTGGCTCGATGACGGCTCGCTGAAAAGCTGCCGCCTCACGCGCATCCACCTGGAAGAAGACACCGGCAAATCGACGCACGCCGGTTCGGGCGACGGCCGCATCGCCGGCAGCTCGTACTCATTGCTCGATTTCAATCGCGCCGGCGTTCCGTTGATGGAGTGCGTCTCCGAACCCGAGCTGCACAGCGCGCGCGACGCCGTCGCCTACCTCGAGTCGCTGCGCCGGACGCTGCTGGCGCTCGGCGTGAGCGACGTGAAGATGGAGGAAGGCTCGCTGCGCTGCGATGCCAACGTTTCCGTGCGTCCGGCCGGCTCCGATCGGCTCGGCACGAAGACCGAGATCAAGAACATGAACTCGTTCCGTTCCGTCGAGCGCGCGATCGAGAGCGAGATCGCGCGGCAGATCGCGTTGCTCGCGGGCGGCGGGCGAATCGTTCAGGAGACGCGCGGCTGGGACGAGCTCAAGGGCGTCACGCATTCGATGCGCAGCAAGGAAGAAGCGCACGACTACCGTTACTTTCCCGATCCCGACCTCGTGCCGCTGGAGATTCCACGCGAGCTCGTCGACCGGCTGCAGGCCGCACTCCCGGCGATGCCGTGGCGCCGCTTCGAGCGGTACACCAAGGAGTACGGCCTCGCCGTCAACGCCGCGACCCAGCTGATCGATAATCTCTCGCTCGCGCAGTATTTCGACGACGTCGTCGCGCGTAGCCGCAATCCGCAGCAGTCGAGCAACTTCGTGCTCGGCGAGCTCTCGCGCTTGGCCAACGAGACCGGCGTTGCGGTCGCCGATTCGAAGGTCGACGTCGGGCATCTCGCCGAGCTGATCGAGCTCGTCGAGGGCAAGAAGATCAACTCGAAGATCGCTAAGGACCTGCTCGTGCGCATGTGGGACGGCGCCGGTTCACCCACGGCGCTCGTCGAGCGCGAAGGCTTGGCGCAGACCAGCGACCCGGCCGCGATCGAGCGATTCGTCGACGAGGTGCTGGCCGCCAACGAAAAGGTCGTCGCCGATTACAAAGCCGGCAAAACCAACGTGCTCGGCTTTCTCGTCGGCCAGGTGATGAAGGCCTCGCGCGGCAAGGCCGATCCGGCCCTGGCCAACGAGCTGGTAAAGACGAAGCTCGCGTAGCCCGCCGATTCCGATGAGCCTCGCAGATGCTCGCACCCTCGACGCGCTCGACTTCGCGCGAGTGCGCGAGCGTGTCGTCTCCGCGACGCGGACGCAGCGCGGTCGTGCGTTGGCCAACGATCTGCTGCCCGATGCGGATTTTGCGATCGTGCGCCGGGAGCAGCTGCGCACCGAAGCGATGCGCTCGCTCGCGGCGAGCGCCGACGTCACGATCATGCCGGCGATCGACACGGCGCCCTACACCGAAGCCGCGCAGGTCGGCCGAACGCTCGCCGCGGCGGAGCTGCGTTCGGTCGGCGATGCGCTGGCAGCGGCCGCCGCCGCGCACAAGGCGGTGCGCGAGCATCCGGACTTAGCCTCGGTCGTCGCGCCCTACACGCCGTTGCGCGAGCTGGCGCATTCGCTCGTCGACGCGATCGACGAACGCGGCACGGTTCTGGATCGTGCATCGCATGCGCTGGGGCGGATCCGGCGCAGCCTCGTTGCGGCGCAAGGCGAGGCGCGCGATCGCATCTCTTCGATCCTCAACGGCGCCAAGTACGCCAAAGCGATTCAGGACCGCGTGGTCACGATTCGCAACGGGCGCTTCGTCATTCCGATTAAGGCGGAGTTTGCCGGCAGCCTGCCCAGCATC
Protein-coding regions in this window:
- a CDS encoding histidine phosphatase family protein, yielding MLLTLIRHGPTEWNASRRFQGRTNVPLSPTGRAHALAAADALKSKRIDRIYSSDLQRAFETAQIVGEPHDAEILTDERLREFDFGAWEGLTWVEIVARNPHLYGLGSTAAKHYTPEGGESFEDVCVRVGSFLDDLGAQRLERAVVVTHAGPLHAMFTVLKLSESAAGGEHLSLSFAPGSISQLRVEGGEAKILRVNDRRHIHAED
- the rlmD gene encoding 23S rRNA (uracil(1939)-C(5))-methyltransferase RlmD; protein product: MTNSDTAPNDGSGLQAGDELEIEFTDVLANGQGVGRAEALVVFCFGPLAGERARVRIETRKRSYAVAEMLELLRESPDRATPFCSVFGTCGGCQLQHLAYGAQLKWKQGVVRNALMRIGGLGEVSVGETIGMERPRAYRNKMALVVEHRDAQPTLGFYRQRSHDIVPIDACPIVTPRLDTLLAELLRARTRAAGAAVLRPARHLVARASRSADRAVLSVTTARPIDDGEQVAAKLLPDLPSAAGLSNSYDPRSGNAILGRHHRYLAGATEVEETAGGVRYRISAGSFFQINVEILERIFAFMTPWLARPGRIVDLYCGAGTFALFFARHGWQVYGIEESPRAIAEANANARLNALSERARFETGRVEELTRAPRVAKILREADAVFLDPPRKGSEEAVLRAIADARVGKVWYLSCDAATLARDLKFLAAKGYRLDDVQPFDMFPQTGHVETLVRLEHSEVSRT
- the gatC gene encoding Asp-tRNA(Asn)/Glu-tRNA(Gln) amidotransferase subunit GatC translates to MTPDTIDIRYVAKLARIALTDEEIERFSKELAELLGHVNALSELDTASVPATAQVVESRNVGREDTVRPCLDREVVLSAAPQRQGGFFRVPRILAE
- the gatA gene encoding Asp-tRNA(Asn)/Glu-tRNA(Gln) amidotransferase subunit GatA, producing MTMEATIARSAAEIARDVNARTTSAAEVTAATLAHAEAVEGEVGSYLTLLRDVAESHARHVDERVRNGAHLPLAGVPIAVKDNMCLENTRTTCGSKILEHWIAPYTATAVARMLEAGAVPIGKANCDEFAMGSSCENSALGVTRNPYDLTCVPGGSSGGSAAAVAAYEAAIGLGSDTGGSIREPGAFCNLIGFKPTYGRISRYGLIAFASSLDQIGPLTRTVEDAAFAYDAMAGYDVMDATSIDRPVEPAASGLREDLSGLRIGLVREFDTKVLGEESDALYRNAYRDLERLGAELVEVSLPTADYGLATYYLIAPAECSSNLARFDGVRYGLRVEGEDVRSMYDKTRAAGFGPEVKRRILIGTHALSSGYYDAYYVRAQKARTLIARDFAAAFAGCDLIACPAASCPAFEFNAKSDPYSMYLMDYYTIPMSLAGLPALSVPCGWVMPEGASRPMPIGLQLAAPLFAERLLLGAAHAYERATNHALAHKPELAGVRA
- the gatB gene encoding Asp-tRNA(Asn)/Glu-tRNA(Gln) amidotransferase subunit GatB, translating into MTQYEAVIGVECHVELKTQTKMFCGCLNEFGGEPNTKTCPVCLGMPGALPVPNEQALTHIVRTGLAFGAEIPVFSKFDRKNYFYPDMPKDYQISQYDMPLTVGGEVMYWLDDGSLKSCRLTRIHLEEDTGKSTHAGSGDGRIAGSSYSLLDFNRAGVPLMECVSEPELHSARDAVAYLESLRRTLLALGVSDVKMEEGSLRCDANVSVRPAGSDRLGTKTEIKNMNSFRSVERAIESEIARQIALLAGGGRIVQETRGWDELKGVTHSMRSKEEAHDYRYFPDPDLVPLEIPRELVDRLQAALPAMPWRRFERYTKEYGLAVNAATQLIDNLSLAQYFDDVVARSRNPQQSSNFVLGELSRLANETGVAVADSKVDVGHLAELIELVEGKKINSKIAKDLLVRMWDGAGSPTALVEREGLAQTSDPAAIERFVDEVLAANEKVVADYKAGKTNVLGFLVGQVMKASRGKADPALANELVKTKLA